One Lentibacillus cibarius DNA window includes the following coding sequences:
- a CDS encoding S-layer homology domain-containing protein, producing MADQKNYRKFAASSLAATAAVAVVAPAVSADSVSFTDVQEGDSHYEGIMALAEQGIVAGYEDGSFGVYDNVTRQQVAVMLANALELDTPADVDSVLSVYDDVDADSLYAEQIAAVTEAGAFVGNNGEFNPSADITREQMASVLVSGLGLDEYDDGEDVDINLDNVSPSHEANVQVLANLGLTVATDDFRPKEEISRGAFATMLHGALNPDSAKQAITDVSALTDDGHVLSVDFNKPMSSIDKADISIYKTASLERVGVESVELAANGKSAEILLYDNTNENAKDEIERLVQYTMQIGDLETTFVREEFLDDDDDARVTDVDSEDRKATISYVDDNNREKSVTLDVPEDSDFNFQEALGQEIAVWYDEDDNITDFNLITHEEVVYDAIEVTDKDEVETIDEEIDYDLADDVQFFVNNEAGSKNDEVTKKGHDEVEDLEGNKYDYAKLIFDDNGDVARVYAYDLAADPVLVDEVDGDIAIGADDNELDLEDYVIVKDGKQISIDDIEKGDLIFFNEDAHDDGLAVVYNNTLSGEIENVFEDSFEIDGEKFYYEPINSNIVTRYLDDGDFETLDEDEALELQAGGDVTVYLNQRGEAVYVKGDREGIDTNDNYLYLQDGVEGYFDNLDNPRFEIEGVNKDGNNKLYDFGLSQLDQITVLKGENGNDSETEYEIDKDFPGTDVEIDDFEFADEDGNVVTKERDNIVSIVAVDDNDEVIGEVVNVIDYIKDHGDGQVRNILNVIEDDDGNVDELEFNLNSELLDEDIDEDDDFANGQRINNNTLVYDLSDADDLKDPDTDDVDVATWGDLKENGIDINKGNAVIYYDEDGDITQIVSYENVVADENDVVALITDVAVQDGDVVRIDALVEGEKVTYDVDDSDLDVEEGEFYTLEVNDAGTVVTGKSDDQKPVLEDMIVKDVRVGAREIEFFGDSTVYELQSSDAVYDATDDDKDDWSVESLRDIDAGDEVSLTLTGKNSRFAEALQLKVEDAEDPEDYEEEANNAPEADAEDQELNLDGSLTLSGSDLATDEDGDELTVESVEGAGSTVSAEVVDGELELTAEEAGETTLTVEVSDGETTTDVEFVVTVNEDDGVTTVSDLGASVVDPINTGYYTVAITLDNAQKINEDATSESTVYLETEDGDQVALSFNGDNAFTNNEIDSNVYSQEVLENAEVIVE from the coding sequence ATGGCAGACCAGAAAAATTATCGCAAGTTTGCTGCGTCATCTTTGGCGGCAACAGCTGCAGTAGCAGTAGTTGCACCTGCTGTATCAGCAGATTCAGTATCTTTTACTGACGTTCAGGAAGGTGACTCACACTACGAAGGGATTATGGCCCTAGCAGAGCAAGGCATCGTTGCCGGCTATGAAGACGGCTCATTCGGCGTTTACGACAACGTTACTCGCCAGCAAGTAGCCGTTATGCTTGCTAATGCGCTGGAACTTGATACACCAGCTGACGTTGACAGTGTACTGTCCGTATATGACGACGTTGATGCAGACAGCCTGTACGCTGAACAAATTGCTGCCGTAACAGAAGCAGGCGCTTTTGTTGGTAACAATGGCGAATTCAATCCGAGTGCAGACATCACTCGTGAACAAATGGCTTCCGTACTTGTAAGCGGACTTGGCCTTGACGAGTACGATGATGGTGAGGATGTAGACATTAACTTAGACAACGTTAGTCCATCCCATGAAGCCAACGTACAAGTATTGGCTAATCTTGGCCTAACAGTTGCAACGGATGATTTCCGTCCAAAAGAAGAAATCTCTCGTGGTGCATTCGCAACCATGCTTCATGGTGCGCTGAACCCGGATTCTGCTAAGCAAGCAATTACAGATGTAAGTGCGCTTACGGATGATGGTCACGTGCTATCTGTTGATTTTAACAAACCAATGAGTTCTATTGATAAGGCTGACATCAGCATTTACAAAACTGCTAGCCTTGAGCGTGTAGGTGTTGAAAGTGTCGAACTTGCAGCTAATGGCAAGTCTGCTGAAATCTTGCTTTATGACAACACGAATGAAAATGCTAAAGATGAAATTGAGCGTTTAGTTCAATATACAATGCAAATTGGTGATCTTGAAACGACATTCGTCCGTGAAGAATTCTTAGATGATGATGACGATGCACGTGTAACAGACGTTGATTCTGAAGATCGTAAAGCCACTATTTCTTATGTCGATGATAATAATCGGGAAAAATCCGTTACATTAGACGTACCAGAAGATAGCGACTTCAACTTCCAAGAAGCATTGGGTCAAGAAATTGCTGTCTGGTATGATGAAGATGATAACATTACAGACTTCAACCTAATCACTCATGAAGAAGTAGTCTATGATGCTATCGAAGTAACTGATAAAGATGAAGTAGAGACAATCGATGAAGAAATTGATTATGACCTTGCAGATGATGTTCAGTTCTTCGTTAACAATGAAGCTGGTTCTAAAAATGACGAAGTAACTAAAAAAGGTCATGATGAAGTTGAAGATTTGGAAGGTAACAAATATGACTACGCAAAACTCATCTTTGACGATAATGGCGATGTAGCGCGTGTTTATGCGTATGACTTAGCTGCAGACCCTGTCTTAGTAGACGAAGTTGACGGCGACATTGCTATCGGTGCGGATGATAATGAGCTTGACCTTGAAGATTATGTTATCGTAAAAGACGGTAAACAAATTTCCATTGATGACATTGAAAAAGGCGATCTAATCTTCTTCAATGAAGATGCTCATGATGACGGTTTGGCTGTTGTATACAACAATACATTGTCTGGTGAAATCGAAAATGTATTTGAAGACAGCTTTGAAATTGATGGAGAGAAATTCTACTATGAACCTATCAATAGCAATATAGTTACAAGATATCTAGATGATGGGGACTTTGAAACATTAGATGAAGATGAAGCGCTTGAACTTCAGGCAGGTGGAGATGTAACAGTATACCTAAACCAGAGAGGCGAGGCAGTATACGTTAAAGGTGATCGTGAAGGTATTGACACTAACGATAACTATCTATACTTGCAAGATGGCGTTGAAGGCTACTTCGATAATCTAGATAACCCACGTTTTGAAATCGAAGGCGTAAACAAAGACGGTAACAACAAACTTTACGACTTTGGTCTTAGTCAATTAGATCAAATCACAGTTCTTAAAGGTGAAAACGGAAATGACTCAGAAACTGAGTATGAAATAGATAAAGATTTCCCAGGAACTGACGTAGAAATTGATGACTTCGAATTTGCTGATGAAGATGGTAATGTAGTAACTAAAGAAAGAGATAACATCGTATCTATCGTTGCAGTAGATGACAATGATGAAGTCATTGGAGAAGTTGTAAATGTTATTGACTACATTAAAGACCATGGCGACGGTCAAGTCAGAAATATTCTTAACGTAATCGAAGACGATGACGGTAATGTTGACGAGTTAGAATTCAACCTAAACTCTGAATTACTTGATGAAGATATCGATGAAGATGATGACTTTGCAAATGGTCAGCGCATCAATAACAATACACTCGTATATGACCTTTCTGATGCAGATGACTTAAAAGACCCTGATACAGATGATGTTGATGTAGCTACTTGGGGCGACCTAAAAGAGAACGGAATCGACATCAACAAAGGCAATGCAGTTATCTACTATGATGAAGATGGAGATATTACACAAATCGTCTCCTACGAAAATGTCGTTGCTGATGAAAATGACGTTGTTGCATTAATTACTGACGTTGCTGTACAAGATGGCGATGTTGTACGCATTGACGCTCTAGTTGAAGGTGAGAAAGTAACCTATGATGTAGATGATTCTGACCTTGATGTCGAAGAAGGAGAATTCTATACACTAGAGGTTAACGATGCTGGAACAGTTGTTACTGGTAAATCAGACGATCAAAAACCTGTACTTGAAGATATGATCGTTAAAGACGTTCGTGTCGGAGCTCGTGAAATTGAGTTCTTCGGTGACAGCACTGTTTATGAACTTCAATCATCTGATGCAGTATATGATGCAACTGACGATGACAAAGACGATTGGTCTGTTGAATCATTGCGCGACATCGATGCAGGCGATGAAGTTAGCCTAACATTGACTGGAAAGAACAGCCGCTTTGCTGAAGCGCTACAGCTTAAGGTTGAAGATGCTGAGGATCCAGAAGATTATGAAGAAGAGGCTAACAATGCACCTGAAGCAGATGCTGAAGATCAAGAGCTGAATCTTGATGGATCACTAACACTTTCAGGCAGCGACCTTGCAACTGATGAAGACGGTGACGAATTGACTGTTGAATCAGTAGAAGGAGCCGGCTCAACTGTTTCTGCTGAAGTAGTTGACGGTGAACTAGAACTGACAGCTGAAGAAGCTGGTGAAACAACACTCACTGTCGAAGTAAGTGACGGTGAAACAACTACGGATGTTGAATTTGTAGTGACTGTAAATGAGGATGATGGTGTGACTACAGTAAGTGATCTTGGTGCAAGTGTAGTGGACCCAATCAACACTGGATACTACACAGTTGCAATAACATTGGATAATGCACAAAAAATAAATGAAGATGCAACTTCTGAATCAACGGTATATCTTGAAACAGAAGATGGCGATCAAGTTGCTTTAAGTTTCAATGGAGATAATGCATTTACCAACAATGAAATTGATAGCAATGTTTATAGTCAAGAAGTATTGGAAAATGCAGAAGTAATCGTAGAATAA
- a CDS encoding WecB/TagA/CpsF family glycosyltransferase has product MANKETILNVDVSNETYDSLIRQLFHRIKEKQQAFIVAVNPEKIMKAEQNPELRDLINTADYQIPDGVGVLLASKLKGGQITNRITGIDLMMEIVREAAKQEKRIFLYGAKPGVAEAAKAQLIQDYPNLQVAGVLHGYTESNEYIIDTINQSQADILFVAMGSPRQEEWIRKNQSRLHVSVFQGVGGSFDVIAGNTKRAPAWTRKLGLEWLYRLIVEPWRWKRQLVLPTFLLKVIRKRNKN; this is encoded by the coding sequence ATGGCGAACAAAGAAACCATATTGAACGTGGATGTATCAAATGAAACCTATGATAGCTTAATCCGGCAACTGTTCCATCGTATCAAGGAAAAACAGCAAGCCTTTATCGTTGCCGTCAATCCGGAAAAGATCATGAAGGCCGAGCAAAACCCCGAATTACGGGACTTGATCAACACAGCCGATTACCAAATACCGGATGGTGTCGGCGTGCTGCTTGCCTCCAAACTGAAGGGCGGACAAATCACCAACCGGATTACCGGCATTGATTTAATGATGGAAATCGTCCGCGAAGCAGCCAAACAAGAGAAGCGGATCTTCCTGTACGGTGCCAAACCGGGTGTAGCAGAGGCAGCAAAAGCGCAACTAATCCAGGACTATCCGAATTTGCAAGTCGCCGGTGTACTGCATGGCTATACCGAATCCAACGAATACATCATTGATACCATTAACCAGTCACAGGCAGACATTCTGTTTGTAGCGATGGGCAGCCCGAGGCAAGAGGAATGGATCAGGAAAAACCAATCCCGCCTGCACGTGTCCGTATTCCAAGGCGTCGGCGGCTCGTTCGATGTCATCGCCGGCAATACAAAACGAGCCCCCGCCTGGACGCGCAAACTTGGCCTGGAGTGGCTGTACCGGCTAATTGTCGAACCATGGCGGTGGAAACGGCAGTTAGTACTGCCAACCTTCCTTTTAAAAGTCATTCGAAAACGAAATAAGAATTAG
- a CDS encoding Ig-like domain-containing protein: MSKVPYKVLSTGALAAALSVSAVSVPAFANAADVSYGDVHFDELEAISNSELANIKSIGSSHSDYSTYFNDEGNFKKLPTSVEVNNKNVDYNALADKMSASGAKNINEFIEQGNELPTSELQVESVSAITPTSVEVTFDGEVADFDRNDVTVAAGNGDREFVSSVELAEDGQSATLNLYNELTDETTYDVTINAGEETLTDSFDYLVGDIAEISVQDQVIKPGQATEIDYTITTTTGLDVTEVTEPTINTTTGTVANGTIKLPNNGDTAFVTISAGEVTSDRFTVTANASEATEFSAYNVGNVADWGAEDFEVDHDIAIGDSSQELDVQFFDQYGEKASNSNVTYESLTPSVLIVDETSGQLTPRAEGTADVRVTNGDVSEIVTIEVVAAAEFAGLAFDHNNLEDGSLTLNSAVDGSADVTVQLQDQYDDDFSGSEPLTVEVAGDSIELASGSSEITTTSGTEDITLNAVDGEFGTSTVTVSNDDGSISKSFEVNVVEAGTITGYSLEGVQELDLYANDDNDKNTTNHETTVKVFPVDKNGVKVAGATEADWKLYDEDGNQVGSKVSGSASVTVGEGSNIDITKTGTYTLEATVGSLVVATETIEVANTEAPFEVSQTQSDLELNSQDDLFTKIKEIIEVTQDGEVKDNIQSFDVISNNKSVANDGGATSFTLQSDEDVLEVVGGSATLTIEKVTLNGGKEIAVDDLRITTTVNSSVSATHTAAGDDNVDKIDLTFTEEVSETGDLADQFKVTLGGEPLSVTNATYGTEDEAGVAFNGTSTVSVYVYGYDEGQEELTIDFTNNNYFSYGDSNHVDAFSVNIDTEEEVTVDVYDAE, encoded by the coding sequence ATGAGTAAAGTCCCATACAAGGTTTTATCAACGGGAGCACTAGCTGCTGCGCTATCAGTTTCTGCGGTTTCTGTGCCAGCCTTTGCAAATGCTGCAGACGTCAGTTATGGTGATGTTCACTTTGATGAATTAGAAGCCATTTCTAATTCTGAGCTTGCAAATATTAAATCAATAGGTTCATCACATTCTGATTACAGTACATACTTCAATGATGAGGGTAATTTTAAAAAGTTGCCAACATCAGTTGAGGTAAATAACAAAAATGTTGACTATAATGCACTTGCAGATAAAATGTCAGCATCTGGTGCGAAAAACATTAATGAATTTATTGAACAAGGCAATGAACTACCAACTTCAGAATTGCAGGTTGAAAGTGTAAGTGCGATTACCCCTACAAGTGTTGAAGTAACATTTGACGGCGAAGTAGCAGACTTTGATCGCAATGACGTAACTGTTGCTGCTGGCAATGGAGACCGTGAATTCGTTAGCTCTGTAGAGTTAGCTGAAGATGGTCAATCCGCAACACTTAATCTTTACAATGAACTTACTGATGAAACTACTTATGATGTAACAATCAATGCTGGTGAAGAAACTCTTACAGACTCTTTCGATTACTTAGTAGGTGATATTGCTGAAATTTCTGTTCAAGACCAAGTAATCAAACCTGGTCAAGCTACAGAAATTGATTATACAATTACGACTACTACTGGTCTAGATGTTACTGAAGTAACAGAACCAACCATTAATACTACTACAGGTACTGTTGCAAATGGTACAATCAAATTACCTAATAATGGTGATACTGCATTTGTAACGATTTCAGCAGGTGAAGTAACTAGTGATCGCTTTACAGTTACGGCAAACGCAAGTGAAGCAACAGAATTTTCAGCTTATAATGTTGGAAATGTTGCTGATTGGGGAGCTGAAGATTTTGAAGTAGATCACGATATCGCAATTGGGGATAGTAGCCAAGAACTAGATGTTCAATTCTTTGACCAATATGGAGAAAAGGCTTCTAACAGTAACGTTACTTACGAATCTCTTACTCCAAGCGTCCTTATTGTGGATGAAACTAGTGGTCAATTAACACCACGTGCAGAAGGTACTGCGGATGTTAGAGTAACGAATGGCGATGTATCTGAAATTGTAACTATCGAAGTAGTCGCTGCAGCAGAATTTGCTGGACTAGCTTTCGACCACAATAACTTAGAAGATGGATCACTAACACTTAACTCAGCCGTTGATGGTAGTGCTGATGTAACTGTACAGCTTCAAGACCAGTATGATGATGACTTCTCTGGAAGTGAGCCCCTTACAGTTGAAGTAGCTGGAGACTCCATCGAACTTGCAAGCGGCTCTTCTGAGATAACTACAACTTCAGGCACTGAAGACATTACACTTAATGCGGTTGATGGAGAGTTCGGTACTTCTACGGTTACAGTTTCTAACGATGATGGCTCTATTTCTAAATCTTTCGAAGTAAATGTTGTAGAAGCTGGAACAATTACTGGTTATAGTTTAGAAGGTGTACAAGAACTTGACCTTTATGCAAATGATGATAACGATAAAAACACTACAAACCATGAAACGACTGTAAAAGTATTCCCTGTGGATAAAAATGGTGTAAAAGTTGCTGGAGCTACTGAGGCTGATTGGAAGCTTTATGACGAAGATGGTAATCAAGTTGGAAGTAAGGTTTCAGGTAGTGCTTCTGTGACTGTAGGTGAAGGAAGCAACATAGACATCACTAAAACTGGTACGTACACTCTTGAAGCTACAGTTGGTTCCCTTGTAGTAGCTACAGAAACTATCGAAGTCGCTAACACTGAAGCTCCGTTTGAAGTTAGCCAAACACAAAGTGACTTAGAACTTAATAGTCAAGATGATCTCTTTACTAAGATTAAAGAAATCATTGAAGTTACTCAAGACGGTGAGGTCAAAGACAACATTCAATCTTTTGATGTAATATCAAACAATAAAAGTGTTGCTAACGATGGGGGTGCTACTTCCTTCACACTTCAAAGCGATGAGGATGTATTAGAAGTTGTTGGTGGCAGTGCTACCCTTACAATTGAAAAAGTAACACTTAATGGTGGTAAAGAAATAGCAGTAGATGATCTTCGAATTACTACTACTGTTAATTCAAGTGTAAGTGCGACTCATACAGCTGCTGGTGATGATAATGTTGATAAAATTGATCTAACATTTACTGAAGAGGTATCAGAAACAGGTGATTTAGCTGATCAATTTAAAGTTACTTTAGGTGGTGAACCACTATCAGTAACTAATGCTACTTATGGTACAGAAGACGAAGCTGGTGTAGCATTTAATGGAACAAGTACAGTGAGTGTTTATGTATATGGTTATGATGAAGGTCAAGAAGAACTAACAATCGACTTTACTAATAATAACTATTTCTCTTACGGTGATTCTAACCATGTTGATGCATTCAGCGTTAATATAGATACCGAAGAAGAAGTAACTGTTGACGTTTACGATGCAGAGTAA